TAGAAGTCGGTTTAAATGGCGGCAGTGAAGCTGATGACTGGGAATGTACTGAAGAGAACGATAATAAATTCACCTGTAAGAATAACGATAAGCCGCTGTTTAATTTAGATGCAAATAAATTAGAGTACAGTAACTTAGTGTTTGCAGGTAAAGGTGAATACTACCTAACAAAAAACAATAGCCTTTATGCTAAGTTAGGTGCGAACTTTTACGATTACGACATTAAACAAAACAGCAAAGTGCTAAATTCTGATGATGGCGTAGGCTTGTTTGCTGAGCTAGGTTGGGAGTATGATTTTAATAATGGTCTCGGCATCAATGCATCTTACCAGTACATGGATATGGGTGACCTAGATACCTATACACTGGGTGTAGGTTTAAGCTACCGTTTTTAATTCAGCTCATCAACGAAAGTAAAAACAAAAAAGGTTAACACCAGTGTTAACCTTTTTTAGATAAATGGATTTATTAATCCAAGCTATGTGTTTTTAGAACATCAAGCGGTATGTAGTCCAGAACTTTCTCATGGGTTGCATGAAGTTTTACCGGTGGCGCAACGCCTGCTTCATATGCTTCTTTCCAGCGTAATGCACATAAACACCAGCCATCACCAGGTTTTAACCCTGGAAAACCATACTCAGGTATCGGCGTGCTTAGGTCATTGCCTCTTGAACGTGTAAACGTTAAAAACGCTTCTGTCACAACTGCACACACAACGTGAGTACCGATATCAAGATGATTTGTGTTGCAAAACCCGTCCCTCATAAACCCGGTTAACGGATCACTACAACACAGCTGTAATTCACTGCCCAATACATTCAGAGCTTTCTTCTCTGTCATGACCTTTTCACTCTTTTAAAGTGTTAAAACGTAGAATTACTAAGCATCGATCAATTGCTGCTGTAATTGGTGGATTTCATCACGTAACTTGGCCGCTTTTTCAAACTCTAGCTCTCTAGCATGATGCATCATTTGTGTTTCAAGTGCGCTGATCTGCTCTGCAATTTGTTTCGGATCTAGATACCCCGCTTTAGGCTCTGCCACTTTTGCAGATACCGGTGAGCTTGATGACTCATCGACACTTTCACCAACATCCATAACATCCGTGATTTTCTTATTCAATGCCGTTGGCACTATGCCGTGTTTTTCATTATAAGCTTCTTGTATTGAGCGACGGCGTTCTGTTTCTTCAATGGCTTTTTTCATCGACTTGGTGATCACATCACCATAT
The Pseudoalteromonas phenolica genome window above contains:
- a CDS encoding porin family protein; the protein is MKTRALLLMALLSSTTLMGQAQASEEKHKVGIQLSGGGAEYKGSSKDGDGVGQAYLYYNYQFSPMLALEVGLNGGSEADDWECTEENDNKFTCKNNDKPLFNLDANKLEYSNLVFAGKGEYYLTKNNSLYAKLGANFYDYDIKQNSKVLNSDDGVGLFAELGWEYDFNNGLGINASYQYMDMGDLDTYTLGVGLSYRF
- a CDS encoding DUF2237 family protein, which produces MTEKKALNVLGSELQLCCSDPLTGFMRDGFCNTNHLDIGTHVVCAVVTEAFLTFTRSRGNDLSTPIPEYGFPGLKPGDGWCLCALRWKEAYEAGVAPPVKLHATHEKVLDYIPLDVLKTHSLD